A window of Gorilla gorilla gorilla isolate KB3781 chromosome 5, NHGRI_mGorGor1-v2.1_pri, whole genome shotgun sequence genomic DNA:
GCTCAGCCCTGCTGCTGGGCATCCGTGACTCCATGGAGCCAGTGGTGGAGCAGCTGACCCAGGAGTTCTGTGAGGTAAGGCTGGGCTCCTGAGGCCACCTCGGGTCAGCCTCGCCTCTCACAGTAGCCCCCGCCCTGCCCGCTGCACAGCGGCCTGCTGAACTCACGCTGTTTCTCCACAGCGCATGAGAGCCCAGCCTGGCACCCCTGTGGCCATTGAGGAGGAATTCTCTCTCCTCACCTGCAGCATCATCTGTTACCTCACCTTCGGAGACAAGATCAAGGTGCCTCACAGCCCCTCaggcccacccccagcccctccctgagCCTCTCCTTGTCCTGAACTGAAAGTACTCCCTCCTTTTCTGGCAGGAGGACAACTTAATGCCTGCCTATTACAAATGTATCCAGGAGGTGTTAAAAACCTGGAGCCACTGGTCCATCCAAATTGTGGACGTGATTCCCTTTCTCAGGGTGAGGACCTGGAGCCTAGACACCCCTGGGTTGTGggggagaggctggggtggagggagaggctcCTTCCCACAGCTGCATTCTCATGCTTCCTGCTGCAGTTCTTCCCCAATCCAGGTCTCCGGCGGCTGAAGCAGGCCATAGAGAAGAGGGACCACATCGTGGAGAAGCAGCTGAGGCAGCACAAGGTGGGGACTGTACGTGGACGGCCTCCCCTCGGCCCACAGCCAGTGATGCTACCGGCCTCAGCATTGCTATGAGGCGGGTTCTTTTGCATACCCCAGTTATGGGCCTGTTGCCACTCTGTACTCCTCTTCCCAGGCCAGCCGCTCAGCCCGCTTCTTTCACCCTCTGCAGGAGAGCCTGGTGGCAGGCCAGTGGAGGGACATGACGGACTACATGCTCCAAGGGGTGGCGCAGCCGAGCATGGAAGAGGGCTCTGGACAGCTCCTGGAAGGGCACGTGCACATGGCTGCAGTGGACCTCCTGATCGGTGGCACTGAGACCACAGCAAACACCCTCTCCTGGGCCGTGGTTTTTTTGCTTCACCACCCTGAGGTGCATCCTGGGGACAAGCAAAAGGCTCCTTCCCAGCAACCTGGCCAGGGCGGTGGGCACCCTCACTCAGCTCTGAGCACTGTGCGGCTGGGGCTGTGCTTGCCTCACCGGCACTCAGGCTCACTGGGTTGCTGAGGGAGCGGCTGGAGGCTGGGCAGCTGTGGGCTGCTGGGGCAGGACTCCACCCGATCATTCCCCAGATTCAGCAGCGACTGCAGGAGGAGCTAGACCACGAACTGGGCCCTGGTGCCTCCAGCTCCCGAGTCCCCTACAAGGACCGTGCACGGCTGCCCTTGCTCAATGCCACCATCGCCGAGGTGCTGCGCCTGCGGCCCGTTGTGCCCTTAGCCTTGCCCCACCGCACCACACGGCCCAGCAGGTGACTCCCGAGGGTTGGGGATGAGTGAGGAAAGCCCGAGCCCAGGGAGGTCCTGGCCAGCCTCTAACTCCAGCCCCCTTCAGCATCTCTGGCTACGACATCCCTGAGGGCACAGTCATCATTCCGAACCTCCAAGGCGCCCACCTGGATGAGACGGTCTGGGAGAGGCCACATGAGTTCTGGCCTGGTATGTGGGGGGCCGGGGGCCTGCCGTGAAAATGTGGTGGAGGCTGGTCCCCGCTGCGGCTGAACACCTCCCCACCCACCTGTCCACCCGCCCGCAGATCGCTTCCTGGAGCCAGGcaagaactccagagctctggcCTTCGGCTGTGGTGCCCGCGTGTGCCTGGGCGAGCCGCTGGCGCGCCTGGAGCTCTTCGTGGTGCTGACCCGACTGCTGCAGGCCTTCACGCTGCTGCCCTCCGGGGACGCCCtgccctccctgcagcccctgccccacTGCAGTGTCATCCTCAAGATGCAGCCTTTCCAAGTGCGGCTGCAGCCCCGGGAGATGGGGGCCCACAACCCGGGCCAGAGCCAGTGATGGGGCAGGACCGATGCCAGCTGGGGACCTCAGTTTCTCCTTTATTGCTCCCGTACgaacccctcccctcccccctgtAAACACAGTGCTGCGAGATCGCTGGCAGAGAAGGCTTCCTCCAGCGGCTGGGTGGTGAAGGACCCTGGCTCTTCTCTCGGGGCGACCCCTCAGTGCTCGGCAGTCATACTGGGGTGCGAGAGAGGTGGGCAGCAGCTCAGCCTCCCCCCGCTGGGGAGCGAAAGTTTCTTGGTCTCAGCTTCATTTCCGTGAAGGGCACCGAGAACTCGAAGCCCTTCCAGTGGTACCAGCTCACTCCCTGGGAAAGGGGTTGTCAAGAGAGAGTCAAAGCCGGATGTCCCATCTGCTCCTCCCGTTCCCCTTAAGGAGGTGGCTCCCAGCACTCAACCAACCTCCCCGCAGAGCTCCCCTCCTGACCCTCTGCTGCAGAAGATTGAGGCTTAATTCTGAGCTGGCCCTTTCCAGCCAATAAATCAACTCCAGCTCCCTCTGCGAGGCTGGCATGATTGTTCCATTTCACCCAGCCGCTCAGTCCCTTGCCTGTTACACTGTGGGGCTGAAACCTAGGCAGGCCGAGCCCCAGCCACCCCAACTCTGAGCCGCCTCCCCACCCCTCACCTGATGGTCCACTGTGCTCCCGTAGAGCCCGTTGAGGTTGGCGTAGTGGCAGTTCCTGTACCACCAGGCCCCTCGGTAGGAGACAGCGCAGGAGATGAGCAAGTTATTGGGGTCCCGATCACGGGCAGAGAAGACACTGCCGCTGTGGTAGCTCATGGAGTCCCCTGGGCAGGGTGGAGGAAGGAGCCATGAGGGCCTCCCCtcccagcctcaccctcccagcCTCGCAGCCTCTGCTT
This region includes:
- the LOC109023079 gene encoding steroid 21-hydroxylase — protein: MLLLGLLLLLPLLTGARLLWNWWKLRSLHLPPLAPGFLHLLQPDLPIYLLGLTQKFGPIYRLHLGLQDVVVLNSKRTIEEAMVKKWADFAGRPEPLTYKLVSKNYPDLSLGDYCLLWKAHKKLTRSALLLGIRDSMEPVVEQLTQEFCERMRAQPGTPVAIEEEFSLLTCSIICYLTFGDKIKEDNLMPAYYKCIQEVLKTWSHWSIQIVDVIPFLRFFPNPGLRRLKQAIEKRDHIVEKQLRQHKESLVAGQWRDMTDYMLQGVAQPSMEEGSGQLLEGHVHMAAVDLLIGGTETTANTLSWAVVFLLHHPEIQQRLQEELDHELGPGASSSRVPYKDRARLPLLNATIAEVLRLRPVVPLALPHRTTRPSSISGYDIPEGTVIIPNLQGAHLDETVWERPHEFWPDRFLEPGKNSRALAFGCGARVCLGEPLARLELFVVLTRLLQAFTLLPSGDALPSLQPLPHCSVILKMQPFQVRLQPREMGAHNPGQSQ